One window from the genome of Chaetodon trifascialis isolate fChaTrf1 chromosome 20, fChaTrf1.hap1, whole genome shotgun sequence encodes:
- the nefla gene encoding neurofilament light polypeptide has protein sequence MSSIGYDPYYSTTSCRRWYVEAPPRVVTRGRTHSVYSSHASPLSSSRLQYSSPGRVLLSSSSQASSLELELSQAAQISSEFRTVRTQERSQLQDLNDRFAGFIERVRELEQQNRALEAELLLLRQRHSEPSRLRALYEQEARSLRAAVDEARAEQQAVLGQRERLEQTLSALQGRYEEEVLAREEAEGRLVEARREADQAALAKAELEKNIETLLEELAFLKRIHEGEVAELQAQVQLGVQVAVESEAATPDLSGALRDIRSQYERLAARNMQAAEEWFRGKVGSMTETVAQHSDAVRSSKDEAGEYRRQLQTRLLEIDACRGLNESLEKQLHEMEEKQSAEIAAMQDTIRELEGELRGTKQEMARYLKDYQDLLNVKMALDIEIAAYRKLLEGEESRFSVGVGGGVSSLYSHSLSAPSFVRPVLSSLSSGTSYLMTSRLLSSSVSTTEGIISASQAQQAEASPPAEEEEAEEVKEEEEEEEKEKEEEGGEETEEAKEEEEEKEEEEGEEEGDKEKEVEEEAKEGDEEAKEGEEGGDEEEQKEEVTEAAEEEGEKEDQGEGEETEVKEEAQEEVKTEGADGKDEDAKEEEKEEKEEEKKSEEKEDKDDAKKEDKADDKDDKAAAKTDDKADVKKEKEEGKAAKPEVAEEKSTKGKK, from the exons ATGAGTAGCATCGGATATGACCCTTACTACTCCACCACGTCATGCAGACGCTGGTATGTCGAGGCTCCCCCTCGTGTGGTGACCAGAGGGAGGACCCACTCCGTCTACTCCTCCCATGCTTCCCCGCTGTCCTCCTCCCGTCTGCAGTACTCCTCTCCCGGCCGggtgctgctctcctcctcctcacaagCCTCTTCCCTGGAGCTGGAGCTCAGCCAGGCGGCCCAGATCAGCTCTGAATTTCGCACTGTTCGCACCCAGGAGCGCAGCCAGCTGCAGGATCTCAACGACCGCTTTGCTGGCTTCATTGAGAGAGTGCGTGAGCTGGAGCAGCAGAACCGTGCTTTGGAGGcagagctcctgctgctgaggcAGAGGCACAGTGAGCCGTCCCGTCTGAGAGCGCTGTACGAGCAGGAGGCCCGGTCcctgagagctgctgtggaTGAGGCCAGGGCAGAACAGCAGGCTGTCCTGGGACAGAGAGAGCGGCTGGAACAAACCCTGAGTGCTCTACAGGGTCGATATGAGGAGGAAGTGCTGGCTCGTGAAGAGGCTGAGGGCAGGCTGGTGGAGGCCCGTCGTGAGGCTGACCAGGCTGCCTTAGCTAAGGCTGAGCTGGAGAAGAACATCGAAACTCTGCTGGAAGAGCTGGCCTTCCTCAAGAGGATTCATGAGGGAGAGGTGGCTGAGCTTCAGGCCCAGGTCCAGCTTGGTGTCCAGGTGGCGGTAGAGTCTGAGGCCGCAACCCCGGACCTCTCTGGTGCTCTCAGGGACATCCGGTCCCAGTATGAAAGGCTGGCAGCAAGAAACatgcaggcagcagaggagtggTTCAGAGGGAAAGTGGGCTCCATGACTGAGACCGTGGCCCAGCACAGCGACGCCGTGAGGAGCTCCAAGGACGAAGCAGGAGAGTACCGACGCCAGCTCCAGACCCGCCTGCTGGAGATTGATGCATGCAGAGGCCTTAACGAATCCCTGGAGAAACAGCTGcatgagatggaggagaagcagagtgCCGAGATCGCTGCTATGCAG GACACCATCAGAGAGTTGGAGGGTGAGCTGAGGGGAACCAAACAGGAAATGGCACGCTACCTGAAAGACTACCAGGACCTTCTTAATGTCAAGATGGCTCTGGACATCGAGATTGCTGCATACCG gaagctgctggaagGGGAGGAGTCTCGCTTCAGTGTGGGAGTGGGTGGGGGCGTGTCCTCTCTGTACAGCCACAGTTTGTCCGCGCCCTCCTTCGTCCGGCCCGTCCTCTCCAGCCTGAGCTCCGGCACCTCCTATCTTATGACGTCCCGCCTGCTCAGCTCGAGCGTCAGCACCACTGAGGGGATCATCTCTGCAAGCCAAGCCCAGCAAGCAGAGGCCAGCCCACCCgcggaagaggaagaggcagaggaggtaaaggaggaagaggaggaggaggagaaggagaaggaagaagagggaggagaggagacagaggaggcaaaggaggaagaggaggagaaggaggaggaagagggagaggaggagggagataaGGAAAAAGAAGTTGAAGAGGAGGCTAaagaaggagatgaagaggctaaggagggagaagagg gtggtgatgaggaggagcagaaggaagAGGTGACAGAggctgctgaagaggagggggagaaagaggaccaaggagaaggagaggagactgAGGTTAAAGAAGAAGCACAAGAGGAGGTCAAAACAGAAGGAGCTGATGGCAAAGATGAGgatgcaaaagaagaagaaaaggaagagaaagaagaagaaaagaaaagcgaGGAGAAAGAAGATAAAGATGATGCCAAGAAAGAGGACAAAGCCGACGACAAAGATGACAAAGCTGCTGCGAAAACAGATGACAAAGCTGACGTcaaaaaggagaaggaggaaggaaaagcagccaaacCTGAAGTTGCCgaagaaaagagcacaaaggGTAAAAAGTAA
- the pgam2 gene encoding phosphoglycerate mutase 2: MAAAHRLVIVRHGESAWNQENRFCGWFDADLSEKGMEEAKRGAQAIKEAGMKFDVCYTSVLKRAVKTLWTIMEGTDQMWLPVIRTWRLNERHYGGLTGLNKAETAEKHGEEQVKIWRRSFDIPPPPMDKDHPYHKIISESRRYKNLKPGELPTCESLKDTIARALPFWNDVIAPEIKAGKNVIIAAHGNSLRGIVKHLEGMSDAAIMELNLPTGIPIVYELDADLKPIKPMSFLGDEETVKKAMEAVAAQGKAKK, translated from the exons ATGGCTGCTGCCCATCGTCTGGTTATCGTCCGCCACGGCGAGAGCGCCTGGAACCAAGAGAACCGCTTCTGCGGCTGGTTTGATGCCGACCTTAGTGAGAAGGGTATGGAGGAGGCCAAGCGTGGAGCCCAGGCTATCAAGGAGGCTGGCATGAAGTTTGACGTTTGCTACACCTCCGTGCTGAAGCGTGCCGTCAAGACCCTGTGGACCATCATGGAAGGCACAGACCAGATGTGGCTGCCTGTGATTCGTACCTGGCGTCTGAATGAGCGTCACTACGGAGGCCTCACTGGTCTCAACAAGGCAGAGACAGCTGAAAAGCACGGTGAGGAGCAAGTGAAGATCTGGCGCCGCTCCTTTGACATCCCACCTCCACCCATGGACAAGGACCACCCTTACCACAAAATCATCAGTGAG TCCCGGCGCTACAAGAATCTGAAGCCTGGTGAGCTTCCCACGTGTGAGTCACTGAAGGACACCATCGCCCGCGCCCTGCCTTTCTGGAATGACGTCATTGCCCCTGAAATCAAAGCGGGAAAGAACGTTATCATCGCTGCCCACGGCAACAGCCTCCGTGGCATCGTCAAGCACTTAGAGG gtATGTCTGATGCAGCCATCATGGAGCTGAACCTGCCCACAGGAATCCCAATTGTGTATGAGCTGGATGCAGACCTGAAGCCCATTAAGCCCATGTCTTTCCTCGGTGATGAGGAAACCGTAAAGAAGGCCATGGAGGCCGTGGCTGCCCAGGGCAAAGCCAAGAAGTAA
- the LOC139348742 gene encoding syntaxin-2-like → MAAHLDDRTGRPEGRVNMEDFFKTVGEVRSLIEKICYQAEEVERRQGAILSTPNQDRRSKEELELLNSETKKNANLVRAKLKSMQKDFPVDENSKGASVIQRIQKNQHSHLTRWFTEVMRGYHKAQMSFREKCKVKILRQLEIVDKVTTDEELEEMLHRDNLAIFISDINSDAQISSQALSEIECRHRDILCLESSIKELHEIFADTAMLLEIQGELINNIERNVTSAAEYVDTSKAETHKAVTYKKNPYKIASLPSFLKPFKRKTTANTAADQNASDLNHD, encoded by the exons ATGGCAGCT CACCTGGATGATAGGACAGGTAGACCAGAGGGCAGAGTCAACATGGAGGATTTTTTCAAAACG gtgGGTGAGGTGAGAAGCCTCATAGAAAAAATCTGCTATcaagcagaggaggtggagaggagacaaggtGCCATTCTTTCCACCCCCAACCAAGACAGGA gaagcaaagaggagctggagctgctgaacaGCGAGACCAAGAAGAACGCCAACTTAGTCCGAGCCAAGTTAAAAT CAATGCAGAAGGACTTTCCTGTGGATGAGAACAGTAAAGGCGCTTCAGTAATCCAGCGGATTCAGAAGAACCAG CACTCTCATCTGACTCGGTGGTTCACTGAAGTCATGCGGGGCTACCACAAGGCGCAAATGTCCTTCAGAGAGAAATGCAAAGTGAAAATTCTGAGACAGCTCGAGATCG TGGATAAAGTGACGAcagatgaagagctggaggagatgctGCACCGTGACAATCTTGCCATCTTCATATCTGAT ATCAACTCTGACGCTCAGATTTCAAGCCAGGCCCTGAGTGAGATTGAATGTCGTCATCGGGACATCCTTTGCCTGGAGTCCAGCATCAAAGAGCTGCACGAGATATTTGCAGACACGGCCATGCTGTTGGAGATTCAG GGGGAGTTAATCAACAACATAGAGCGGAATGTGACGAGTGCTGCAGAGTATGTAGACACGTCTAAAGCAGAAACCCATAAAGCAGTCACGTACAAGAAAAACCCATATAAGATAGCATCTCTCCCGAGCTTCTTGAAGCCCTTCAAGAGGAAAACCACTGCGAACACTGCTGCTGATCAAAACGCCTCCGACTTAAACCATGACTGA